From a region of the Dictyostelium discoideum AX4 chromosome 2 chromosome, whole genome shotgun sequence genome:
- the srp54 gene encoding signal recognition particle 54 kDa subunit → MVLADLGNQLSSALRSLNETTIVNEDTINQLLKEVGNALSKSDVSMSLIIQMRKNIKDKIKLDQMAAGLNKRKIIKQVVFDELIRLLDPGVPLWKPTKGKSNIVMFVGLQGAGKTTSVTKLAYFYKKKGFSTAIVCADTFRAGAFDQVRHNAAKAKIHYYGSETEKDPVVVARTGVDIFKKDGTEIIIVDTSGRHKQDSELFEEMKQIETAVKPDNCIFVMDSSIGQAAYEQATAFRSSVKVGSIIITKMDGNSMGGGAISAVAATNTPIIFIGTGEHLTDLELFDPSTFVSKLLGYGDMKGMLEKIKEVIPEDSTSLKEIAQGKFTLRSMQQQFQQIMQLGPIDKLVQMIPGMNQLPQLQGNEGGLKLKAYINILDSLSEKELDGKKPITQKRIITIAQGSGRHPNEVVELLEQHKTFEKLIGKGGPGGGLGSLMAGKGGPKNMEQAMKQMNANGGMQGLMNSLKGMGGMGDLAKMFGGGGGGGGGMPSMGDLAKMMGGMGGGGRGGGGMPNMGDLAKMMGGMGGGAGKGGQNGFPNLDLD, encoded by the exons atggtgttAGCAGATTTAGGTAATCAATTATCTTCAGCATTAAGATCATTAAATGAAACAACCATTGTAAATGAAGAtacaattaatcaattattaaaagaggTTGGAAATGCATTAAGTAAATCAGATGTTAGTATGAGTTTAATCATACAAATGAGAAAGAATATAAAAGATAAGATTAAATTGGATCAAATGGCAGCAGGTTTAAATAAGAGAAAGATAATCAAACAAGTTGTATTCGATGAACTCATTCGTTTATTGGATCCAGGTGTACCATTATGGAAACCAACCAAAGGTAAATCAAATATAGTAATGTTTGTAGGTTTACAAGGTGCTGGTAAAACCACATCTGTCACTAAATTAGCCTATTTTTATAAGAAGAAAGGTTTTTCAACTGCAATCGTTTGTGCTGATACTTTTCGTGCTGGTGCATTCGACCAAGTACGTCACAATGCCGCAAAGGCAAAGATCCACTACTATGGTAGCGAGACTGAGAAGGATCCAGTCGTAGTAGCACGTACTGGTGTTGATATCTTTAAAAAGGATGGAACAGAGATCATCATCGTCGATACATCAGGTAGACATAAACAAGATAGTGAGTTATTTGAAGAGATGAAACAAATTGAAACAGCAGTCAAACCTGACAATTGTATTTTCGTTATGGATAGTTCAATTGGTCAAGCTGCATACGAACAAGCAACAGCATTTAGAAGTTCAGTTAAAGTTGGTTCaatcattatcaccaaaaTGGATGGTAATTCAATGGGTGGTGGTGCAATCTCTGCTGTTGCCGCCACTAATACACctatcattttcattggtACTGGTGAACATTTAACAGATTTAGAATTATTCGATCCTTCAACATTTGTTAGTAAACTTTTAGGTTATGGTGATATGAAAGGTATGttggaaaaaattaaagaagtCATTCCAGAGGATTCAACttcattaaaagaaattgcTCAAGGTAAATTCACTCTTAGAAGTATgcaacaacaatttcaacaaattaTGCAATTAGGTCCAATTGATAAac ttGTACAAATGATACCTGGTATGAATCAATTACCACAATTACAAGGTAATGAAGGTggtttgaaattaaaagcatatattaatatattggATAGTTTATCAGAAAAAGAATTGGATGGAAAGAAACCAATCACACAAAAACGTATTATTACAATTGCTCAAGGTTCAGGTAGACATCCAAATGAGGTTGTAGAATTATTGGAACAACATAAAACATTTGAAAAACTTATTGGTAAAGGTGGTCCAGGTGGTGGTTTGGGTAGTTTGATGGCAGGTAAAGGTGGTCCAAAGAATATGGAACAAGCAATGAAACAAATGAATGCTAATGGTGGTATGCAGGGTTTAATGAATTCACTTAAAGGTATGGGTGGAATGGGTGATCTTGCAAAAAtgtttggtggtggtggaggtggtggcGGTGGTATGCCAAGTATGGGTGACCTTGCCAAAATGATGGGAGGTATGGGTGGCGGCGGTAGAGGAGGTGGTGGTATGCCAAATATGGGTGACCTCGCCAAAATGATGGGAGGCATGGGAGGTGGTGCTGGTAAAGGTGGTCAAAATGGTTTCCCTAATCTTGACttggattaa
- a CDS encoding RNA recognition motif-containing protein RRM has product MAKDQKAIESKKRKKEESESETESSEENNASSSSESESEDELKVVGEGSSSSKSTFTKKESAAKDESSNTKTDDDLKVFVGQLPSGVTEYDLKEYFSECGDISNIKILNSNPQRVAAFITFADEKGRDTAITYNGKDFNGQGSLRINGANSKPSDGEGEPTTIVCRNIAFTVDETLVKEFFSKCGSISRVSLPVYEDSGRLKGFAFVSFDSEDAVEKAIALTGTKFEGREIQVERSQRGGGRSSSFGRGGGRGGFGGGRGGRGGFGNGGGRGGFGGGRGGGRGGSGGRGGFGNKRGRFE; this is encoded by the exons ATGGCCAAag atCAAAAAGCTATCGaaagtaaaaaaagaaagaaggaAGAATCTGAATCAGAAACTGAGTCAAGTGAGGAAAACAAtgcttcatcatcttcagaATCAGAATCAGAAGATGAATTAAAAGTTGTTGGTGAAGGTTCATCCTCATCAAAGAGCACTTTTACCAAAAAGGAATCAGCTGCCAAAGATGAATCAAGCAATACCAAAACTGATGATGACTTAAAAGTATTTGTTGGTCAATTACCATCAGGTGTTACTGAATACGACTTAAAGGAATACTTCTCTGAATGTGGTGACATTTCAAACATTAAAATCTTAAATAGTAACCCACAAAGAGTTGCCGCTTTCATCACTTTTGCCGATGAAAAGGGTAGAGATACTGCCATCACATACAACGGTAAAGACTTCAACGGTCAAGGTAGTCTCAGAATCAATGGTGCCAATAGCAAGCCATCCGACGGTGAAGGTGAACCAACCACAATCGTCTGTAGAAATATTGCATTCACTGTCGATGAAACCCTCGTTAAAGAATTCTTCTCTAAATGTGGTTCCATCAGTCGTGTCTCCTTACCAGTCTATGAAGATTCTGGTAGATTAAAGGGTTTCGCCTTTGTCAGCTTCGACTCTGAAGATGCCGTTGAAAAAGCTATTGCACTCACTGGTACTAAATTCGAAGGTCGTGAAATTCAAGTTGAAAGAAGTCAACGTGGTGGTGGTAGATCATCATCATTcg gtCGTGGTGGCGGTCGTGGTGGTTTCGGCGGCGGTCGTGGTGGTCGTGGTGGTTTTGGTAACGGCGGTGGTCGTGGTGGTTTCGGTGGTGGTCGTGGAGGCGGTCGTGGTGGTAGCGGTGGTCGTGGTGGTTTCGGTAACAAACGTGGTAGATTCGAATAA
- the mbtps2 gene encoding membrane-bound transcription factor peptidase, site 2, with product MEALNNPMSAPFFSFVVKVIGIWIIFFGILKLIYIKYKDQIDIDGFLERTNLSVQLFYIGFSTTRLNSMIKSISNGRYERFWYYWFKIGSWVSLSLLPLSIGLLIYNLFIIFIKPTGIEPVISPIVPGVNVKGSDSWYLIISVLISMIIHELGHAIASYVSKCEINSIGFFFLFIMPGASVNLDYIELDKISLWQKLRIQCGGVWHNVVLCIIGYLLLSSSSFLLSPLYKISNDKLYITGIPNGSLLERNLNIGDQILSINDCKISNRSDLVECIYKELDKTRSYCISQNTITCLENVFNNNNNNNTNVNLSNANNKKINLINQIDNDKRLRECFGINDATTLVECVPVSIDSPSECAKSKKECINFNQFNYHIFHLNLLSQDFDNVEQLSFLGTAQQLWDSFIVNNYQSRFVFLNGWDLPWYFNQFFSYLIPVSAGLAAFNAIAIPNMDGEHILETILSIIFLKFGGSACGNDKKNSPNNKINKTKINNTNNNNNNNNNNNNNSNNNNNNNNKESSSSSVLSKKEKRERLKLIISKVIKVSTILLFGLTVILSFYNLKYQR from the exons atggagGCATTAAATAACCCTATGTCAGCaccatttttttcatttgtgGTTAAAGTAATAGGAATATGGattatattttttggaattttaaaattaatttat ataaaatataaagatcAAATTGATATAGATGGATTTTTAGAAAGAACAAATTTAAGtgttcaattattttatattggTTTTTCAACGACTAGATTAAATTCAAtgattaaatcaatttcgaATGGAAGATATGAAAGATTTTGGTATTATTGGTTTAAAATTGGAAGTTGGgtatcattatcattgttACCACTTTCAATTGGattattgatttataatcttttcattattttcattaaaccTACTGGTATTGAACCAGTTATTAGTCCAATTGTACCGGGTGTTAATGTGAAAGGTTCAGATTCTTGGTATCTAATAATTTCAGTATTAATAAGTATGATCATTCATGAATTAGGTCATGCAATTGCATCCTATGTTTCAAAATGTGAAATTAATAGTATAGgtttcttctttttatttataatgcCTGGTGCTTCTGTAAATTTAGATTAT atTGAATTAGATAAAATTAGTTTATGGCAAAAATTAAGAATTCAGTGTGGTGGTGTTTGGCATAATGTTGTTTTATGTATTATtggttatttattattatcttcatcatcatttttattatcaccattatataaaatttcaaatgataaattatatattactGGTATACCGaat ggATCATTATtagaaagaaatttaaatattggtgatcaaattttatcaattaatgattgtAAAATTAGTAATAGGAGTGATCTTGTAGAATGTATATATAAAGAATTGGATAAGACTAGATCATATTGTATTTCACAAAATACTATAACATGTTTAGAgaatgtttttaataataataataataataacacaaatgtaaatttaagtaatgcaaataataaaaaaattaatttaataaatcaaattgataatgataaacgATTAAGAGAATGTTTTGGAATTAATGATGCGACAACTTTGGTTGAATGTGTACCTGTTAGTATTGATTCCCCATCAGAGTGtgcaaaatcaaaaaaagagtgtatcaatttcaatcaattcaattacCATATATTTCATCTTAATTTATTAAGTCAAGATTTTGATAATGTTGaacaattatcatttttaggTACTGCTCAACAATTATGGGATTCTT ttattgttaataattatcaaagtagatttgtatttttaaatggttgGGATTTACCATGGTATTTTAATCAATTCTTTAGTTATTTAATACCCGTTTCAGCTGGTTTAGCTGCATTTAATGCAATTGCGATACCAAATATGGATGGTGAACATATTTTGGaaacaatattatcaattatatttttaaagtttggTGGTAGTGCTTGTGGTAATGATAAAAAGaattcaccaaataataaaattaataagacaaaaattaataataccaataataataataataataataataataataataacaatagtaataataataataataataataataaggaatcatcatcgtcatcagttttatcaaaaaaagaaaaaagagaaagattaaaattaattatttcaaaagttATTAAAGTTTCAACGATTCTATTGTTTGGTTTAACAgttattttatcattttataatttaaaatatcaaagataa